In Vigna unguiculata cultivar IT97K-499-35 chromosome 3, ASM411807v1, whole genome shotgun sequence, a single genomic region encodes these proteins:
- the LOC114177825 gene encoding uncharacterized protein LOC114177825 isoform X3 encodes MARSSMDEISDSGAFVRSASTFRNWISSDPNSPFPPESGRYHLYVSYACPWASRCLAYLNIKGLNKAISFSAVKPIFERTKESDEYKGWVFPDSETEVPGAEPDRLNGAKSIRELYEIASANYTGKYTVPVLWDKKLKTIVNNESSEIIRMFNTEFNNIAENPSIDLYPADLKALIDETNEWIYDSINNGVYKCGFAKKQEPHNEASRQLFESLDKCENLLSKQRYICGNTLTEADVRLFVTLIRFDEVYAVHFKCNKKLLHEYTNLFNYTKDIFQIPGISSTVNMEHIKLHYYGSHPSINPFGIVPVGPNIDYSAPHDRERFSA; translated from the exons ATGGCACGATCTTCGATGGATGAGATTTCAGACTCTGGAGCATTTGTGAGATCTGCTTCCACTTTCAGAAACTGGATTTCAAGTGACCCGAATTCGCCATTTCCACCGGAATCAGGGAGGTATCATCTCTATGTATCATATGCTTGCCCTTGGGCTTCTAGGTGCCTTGCTTACTTGAATATCAAAGGACTTAACAAAGCCATCAGTTTCTCG GCAGTCAAACCCATCTTTGAAAGGACTAAAGAATCAGATGAGTATAAGGGGTGGGTTTTTCCTGATTCAGAAACAGAGGTGCCTGGAGCTGAGCCTGATAGGTTGAACGGAGCAAAGAGTATTAGGGAGCTTTATGAAATTGCAAGTGCTAACTACACCGGGAAGTACACAGTTCCT GTGTTGTGGGATAAGAAACTCAAGACAATTGTTAACAATGAGAGCTCAGAGATAATCCGCATGTTTAATACTGAATTCAACAACATTGCAGAAAACCCCTCCATTGACTTGTACCCCGCTGATTTAAAAGCCCTAATTGATGAAACCAATGAGTGGATATATGATAGTATAAATAATGGTGTTTACAAGTGTGGTTTTGCAAAGAAGCAAGAACCACACAATGAG GCTTCAAGACAATTATTTGAATCTCTGGACAAATGTGAGAATCTATTAAGCAAGCAACGCTATATATGTGGCAACACACTCACTGAAGCAGACGTTCGCTTATTTGTCACTCTTATCAGATTTGATGAG GTTTATGCAGTTCACTTCAAGTGCAACAAGAAGCTGCTGCACGAATACACAAATCTTTTCAATTACACTAAAGACATTTTCCAAATTCCAGGCATTAGTAGCACAGTGAACATGGAACATATCAAGTTGCATTACTATGGAAGCCATCCTTCTATCAATCCATTTGGTATTGTTCCTGTTGGGCCAAATATTGATTATTCTGCTCCTCATGACAGAGAAAGGTTTTCTGCATAG
- the LOC114177825 gene encoding uncharacterized protein LOC114177825 isoform X1 — protein MLCLRSSPRFKSTFPFSDFCYNYYHYKHLVGMARSSMDEISDSGAFVRSASTFRNWISSDPNSPFPPESGRYHLYVSYACPWASRCLAYLNIKGLNKAISFSAVKPIFERTKESDEYKGWVFPDSETEVPGAEPDRLNGAKSIRELYEIASANYTGKYTVPVLWDKKLKTIVNNESSEIIRMFNTEFNNIAENPSIDLYPADLKALIDETNEWIYDSINNGVYKCGFAKKQEPHNEASRQLFESLDKCENLLSKQRYICGNTLTEADVRLFVTLIRFDEVYAVHFKCNKKLLHEYTNLFNYTKDIFQIPGISSTVNMEHIKLHYYGSHPSINPFGIVPVGPNIDYSAPHDRERFSA, from the exons ATGTTGTGTCTAAGATCATCGCCACGCTTCAAAAGCACTTTTCCCTTCTCTGACTTTTGTTACAACTACTACCACTACAAG CATCTTGTTGGGATGGCACGATCTTCGATGGATGAGATTTCAGACTCTGGAGCATTTGTGAGATCTGCTTCCACTTTCAGAAACTGGATTTCAAGTGACCCGAATTCGCCATTTCCACCGGAATCAGGGAGGTATCATCTCTATGTATCATATGCTTGCCCTTGGGCTTCTAGGTGCCTTGCTTACTTGAATATCAAAGGACTTAACAAAGCCATCAGTTTCTCG GCAGTCAAACCCATCTTTGAAAGGACTAAAGAATCAGATGAGTATAAGGGGTGGGTTTTTCCTGATTCAGAAACAGAGGTGCCTGGAGCTGAGCCTGATAGGTTGAACGGAGCAAAGAGTATTAGGGAGCTTTATGAAATTGCAAGTGCTAACTACACCGGGAAGTACACAGTTCCT GTGTTGTGGGATAAGAAACTCAAGACAATTGTTAACAATGAGAGCTCAGAGATAATCCGCATGTTTAATACTGAATTCAACAACATTGCAGAAAACCCCTCCATTGACTTGTACCCCGCTGATTTAAAAGCCCTAATTGATGAAACCAATGAGTGGATATATGATAGTATAAATAATGGTGTTTACAAGTGTGGTTTTGCAAAGAAGCAAGAACCACACAATGAG GCTTCAAGACAATTATTTGAATCTCTGGACAAATGTGAGAATCTATTAAGCAAGCAACGCTATATATGTGGCAACACACTCACTGAAGCAGACGTTCGCTTATTTGTCACTCTTATCAGATTTGATGAG GTTTATGCAGTTCACTTCAAGTGCAACAAGAAGCTGCTGCACGAATACACAAATCTTTTCAATTACACTAAAGACATTTTCCAAATTCCAGGCATTAGTAGCACAGTGAACATGGAACATATCAAGTTGCATTACTATGGAAGCCATCCTTCTATCAATCCATTTGGTATTGTTCCTGTTGGGCCAAATATTGATTATTCTGCTCCTCATGACAGAGAAAGGTTTTCTGCATAG
- the LOC114177825 gene encoding uncharacterized protein LOC114177825 isoform X2, which yields MLVCEIRILYVCHLVGMARSSMDEISDSGAFVRSASTFRNWISSDPNSPFPPESGRYHLYVSYACPWASRCLAYLNIKGLNKAISFSAVKPIFERTKESDEYKGWVFPDSETEVPGAEPDRLNGAKSIRELYEIASANYTGKYTVPVLWDKKLKTIVNNESSEIIRMFNTEFNNIAENPSIDLYPADLKALIDETNEWIYDSINNGVYKCGFAKKQEPHNEASRQLFESLDKCENLLSKQRYICGNTLTEADVRLFVTLIRFDEVYAVHFKCNKKLLHEYTNLFNYTKDIFQIPGISSTVNMEHIKLHYYGSHPSINPFGIVPVGPNIDYSAPHDRERFSA from the exons ATGCTTGTTTGTGAAATTCGAATCCTTTACGTATGT CATCTTGTTGGGATGGCACGATCTTCGATGGATGAGATTTCAGACTCTGGAGCATTTGTGAGATCTGCTTCCACTTTCAGAAACTGGATTTCAAGTGACCCGAATTCGCCATTTCCACCGGAATCAGGGAGGTATCATCTCTATGTATCATATGCTTGCCCTTGGGCTTCTAGGTGCCTTGCTTACTTGAATATCAAAGGACTTAACAAAGCCATCAGTTTCTCG GCAGTCAAACCCATCTTTGAAAGGACTAAAGAATCAGATGAGTATAAGGGGTGGGTTTTTCCTGATTCAGAAACAGAGGTGCCTGGAGCTGAGCCTGATAGGTTGAACGGAGCAAAGAGTATTAGGGAGCTTTATGAAATTGCAAGTGCTAACTACACCGGGAAGTACACAGTTCCT GTGTTGTGGGATAAGAAACTCAAGACAATTGTTAACAATGAGAGCTCAGAGATAATCCGCATGTTTAATACTGAATTCAACAACATTGCAGAAAACCCCTCCATTGACTTGTACCCCGCTGATTTAAAAGCCCTAATTGATGAAACCAATGAGTGGATATATGATAGTATAAATAATGGTGTTTACAAGTGTGGTTTTGCAAAGAAGCAAGAACCACACAATGAG GCTTCAAGACAATTATTTGAATCTCTGGACAAATGTGAGAATCTATTAAGCAAGCAACGCTATATATGTGGCAACACACTCACTGAAGCAGACGTTCGCTTATTTGTCACTCTTATCAGATTTGATGAG GTTTATGCAGTTCACTTCAAGTGCAACAAGAAGCTGCTGCACGAATACACAAATCTTTTCAATTACACTAAAGACATTTTCCAAATTCCAGGCATTAGTAGCACAGTGAACATGGAACATATCAAGTTGCATTACTATGGAAGCCATCCTTCTATCAATCCATTTGGTATTGTTCCTGTTGGGCCAAATATTGATTATTCTGCTCCTCATGACAGAGAAAGGTTTTCTGCATAG
- the LOC114177825 gene encoding uncharacterized protein LOC114177825 isoform X4, with protein sequence MLCLRSSPRFKSTFPFSDFCYNYYHYKHLVGMARSSMDEISDSGAFVRSASTFRNWISSDPNSPFPPESGRYHLYVSYACPWASRCLAYLNIKGLNKAISFSAVKPIFERTKESDEYKGWVFPDSETEVPGAEPDRLNGAKSIRELYEIASANYTGKYTVPVLWDKKLKTIVNNESSEIIRMFNTEFNNIAENPSIDLYPADLKALIDETNEWIYDSINNGVYKCGFAKKQEPHNEASRQLFESLDKCENLLSKQRYICGNTLTEADVRLFVTLIRFDEEVFQASETNFSQSGCCSHVDQTLKGKEFLLFDSDRKRTGK encoded by the exons ATGTTGTGTCTAAGATCATCGCCACGCTTCAAAAGCACTTTTCCCTTCTCTGACTTTTGTTACAACTACTACCACTACAAG CATCTTGTTGGGATGGCACGATCTTCGATGGATGAGATTTCAGACTCTGGAGCATTTGTGAGATCTGCTTCCACTTTCAGAAACTGGATTTCAAGTGACCCGAATTCGCCATTTCCACCGGAATCAGGGAGGTATCATCTCTATGTATCATATGCTTGCCCTTGGGCTTCTAGGTGCCTTGCTTACTTGAATATCAAAGGACTTAACAAAGCCATCAGTTTCTCG GCAGTCAAACCCATCTTTGAAAGGACTAAAGAATCAGATGAGTATAAGGGGTGGGTTTTTCCTGATTCAGAAACAGAGGTGCCTGGAGCTGAGCCTGATAGGTTGAACGGAGCAAAGAGTATTAGGGAGCTTTATGAAATTGCAAGTGCTAACTACACCGGGAAGTACACAGTTCCT GTGTTGTGGGATAAGAAACTCAAGACAATTGTTAACAATGAGAGCTCAGAGATAATCCGCATGTTTAATACTGAATTCAACAACATTGCAGAAAACCCCTCCATTGACTTGTACCCCGCTGATTTAAAAGCCCTAATTGATGAAACCAATGAGTGGATATATGATAGTATAAATAATGGTGTTTACAAGTGTGGTTTTGCAAAGAAGCAAGAACCACACAATGAG GCTTCAAGACAATTATTTGAATCTCTGGACAAATGTGAGAATCTATTAAGCAAGCAACGCTATATATGTGGCAACACACTCACTGAAGCAGACGTTCGCTTATTTGTCACTCTTATCAGATTTGATGAG GAAGTATTCCAAGCATCGGAGACCAACTTCTCACAATCAGGCTGTTGCAGCCACGTAGATCAAACTTTAAAAGGCAAAGAATTCCTTTTGTTTGATTCTGACAGAAAAAGAACAGGAAAGTGA